In Acidimicrobiales bacterium, the DNA window CATCGTCGTGATGAGCGACGCCAACAACGTCCTCGCCCCCGGCGCGCTGGCGGCCATGGTGCGGCACTTCGACAACCCGCGGGTGGGCGCCGTCGCCGGTGAGAAAGTGGAGGTCGACGGCGGCGGCGAGGACCTCTACTGGCGGTTCGAGTCCTGGCTCAAGCAGCGCGAGTGGCGGCTCGGCACCACCATCGGCCTCGTGGGCGAGCTGGCGGCCGTCCGCACCGAGGCGTGGCGGCCCATTCCCGCCGACATCGCCAGCGACGACCTGTGGATGGCGCTCGACCTGTCGGCGCGCGGGTACGTGGTGGCCTACGAGGCGAGCGCCAAGGCCTACGAGCCCCCGGTGCTGACCATGGGACAGCAATGGGAGCGCCGCACCCGGGTGGTGGCCGGGGGGCTCCACGTCCTGCTGCACCACCGGTCCCAGCTGGGGCCGAAGGGCGGGCTCATGGCCGTGCAGGCCTGGGGGCACCGGCTGGTCCGCTACACCGTGACACCTTTGGCGCACGTCGCCCTGTTGTGGATGGCGCTCCGGCGCGTGCGCTCCAGCCGGCTCGCCAAGCTCTTCCTCCTGGGCCACGTCGTCGCCGCGTGGCCCCTGCTGCGCCAGGCGCGCGACGACATGGCGGACGGCGACCCGGTGCGGCGGGTCACGCTGCCCGGCGACACCGTGCCCGGTGCGGCGCCCGGCACGACGGCGACGCGCTCGGCGGTCACGGTGACGGCGGACCGCGCCGTGAAGGCGGCGGGGCAGGCGCTCTTCCTGCATGCCGTCGCCCTCAAGGGGATGATCCGCTACCTCGGCGGCGATCGCCAGACGCGCTGGACGATCGTGCGCCACCGACAGAGCCCACCCCCCTCATGACCACCGTCGCACGGCTCCGCGTCCTCGAGATCAGCTACTCGCGCCAGGTGTGGGGGGCGGAGCTCGCCACCATGGCGCTCGCCGGCCCGCTGGCCGACCGGGGGATCGACCTGACCCTGGGCGCCCCGCCGGGGGGCGACCTCGAGGAGCACTGGCGCCGGCTCGGGCTGCCCTTCGTGCCGCTCGACTTCCCCGATCGCATCGGCATCCGCGGCGCCGATGCCGAGGGGCGCCCCACGCCGGTGCAGTTCGCCGGGGAGCTCGTCACCACCGCCCGCTCCGTGCGCCTGATCGCCCGGGCGGCGCGCGGTGCGGACCTGGTGCACTCCAACAGTCTGTGGGCCCACCTCGACTGCGCCGTCGCCGGCCGCCTGGCGCGGCGTGCCGTGGTCCTCGAGCTCTACGACATGGTGCGGCCCGGGCTGGGTCGACGCGTCCTCACGGCGGCGGCGGGCCTCTCGACCGTCGCCATCGCCATCAGCCACGCCGTCGCCGACTGCGTCGGACCCCGCGGCGAACGCCACGTGCAGATCGTCCCGCTGTCGGTCGACCTGGCGCGGTTCGGGCCGGGCCCCGCCGCACCCGACGTGCGCCGCCGGCTCACCTCCGACGAGCACGCCCCGCTGGTGGGGATCGTCGGTCGCATCGACCCGGAGAAGGGCGTCGACCTCCTGGTGCGGGCCATGGGCTCGCTCCGGGGCCCCGCCGCCGCCGCCCATCTCGTGGTGGTGGGGAGCGGCGGGCTCGCGCCCGACGGTTATGCGGCGCACGTGCGGGCCGAGGCCGAGCGCCTGCTCGACGACCGCGTCCGCTTCGTGGGCCGCACCGACGACGTGCCCGGCACCCTGCGGGCCCTCGACGTCCTGGTCAACGCCTCGGTGGCGGAGCCGTTCGGCCTCAGTGTGCTCGAGGCCCAGGCGAGCGGAGTCGCCGTCATCGGGACCCGGGCCGGTGGCATCCCCGACTTCGTGTTCGACGGCGACAACGGGCTCCTCGTGCCCAGTGGCGACGCCGACGCCCTGGCCAAGGCGCTCGACCGGCTGGTGACCGACCCCGAACTGCGCGCCCGGATCGCCGAGCGCGGCCGCGTCACCGCCCAGGCCCGGGGCATCGAGGCCCGGGCCGACGTCATCGCCGAGCTCTACCGGCGCGTGGCGCGCCGTGACGGCCGGTCGGAGCGCCGGGGGGCCCGCTCCCGGTGAGGGCGCTCATGGTCACCAAGTTCGTGCCGCTCCCCGACAACGACGGGGGCAAGCAGCGCGCCCTGGCGGTGGCCCGTCGCCTGGCGCAGGCGGCCGACCTCGTCCTGTGCGCCTACGACGACGGCGGCGCCGACGTCGCCGGCCTGACGGCGCTCGGCATCGACGTCCGCAGCGTGCCGTGGCGGCCCACCGCCGCCCGGGCGGCGCGCGGCGTGGCGCGCACCCGGAGCCTGTCGGCGGGCCGTTTCTACGGCGCCGACCTGGCCGCCGAGGTGCGCCGTGGCGCGGCCGAGGGCCCCCTCGACCTCCTCCAGGTGGAGTACCTGCAGATGGCGCCGCTGGCGCACGGCCTGGGCGCGGGCCGCCGGGTGCTCGACCTGCACAACGTGGAGTCGGCCCTGGTGCGCAGTTACGCCCGGGCGGGCCGGGGTCCGAGGGGGCTGCTGGCCCACGCCGAGGCGGTGGCGTTGGGGGCGATGGAGCGCGCCCTCATCCCCTCCTTCGACACGGTCGTGGTGGTGAGCGAGCAGGAGCGGCACCGCCTGCCGGCCGGGGCCCGCCACGTCCTGGTCTGCCCGAACGGCCGGGACCCGGACCCGCTGGGACCGCCACCCCTGGCCGAGGAGCCCGTGGCGGCCTTCGTCGCCACCCTGGGCTGGGCGCCCAACGTGGACGCCGCCGTGTGGTTCGGGCGCCAGGTCTGGCCCGAGGTGCGCCGGCGCGTGCCCGCGGCGCGCCTGCTCCTGGTGGGCCGGGACCCGGCGCCCTCCGTGCAGGGGCTCGCGTCCGATTCGGTGGAGGTTTCCGGTACCGTTTCCGACATCCGCCCCTACCTTGCCCGGGCACGTGTGGCGGTCGCGCCATTGCGAGCCGGAGGAGGTACCCGCCTGAAGATTCTCGAGGCACTCGATGCGGGGCGTCCCGTGATCGCCACGTCGATCGCCGTGGACGGGCTCGAGGACCTGATCGGCGAGGGCGTCGTGGTGGCCGACGACCCTGGCTCGATGATCGAGGCCGTCTGCGGGCTGCTCGACGACCCCGACCGGGCGGCCGCCCTCGGCCGCGCCGGGCACGATGCCGTGGCCGCCCGGCACACCTGGGACGTGGCCCTCGCCCCCCTCCTGCAGGCGGTCGCACCGTGAGCAAGCTCCCCCTGCTCCTGGGCGCGGTCGCCGTGGCCGGCCTCCTGCTGCACGTCTTCGTCCGGTGGGAGCGCGCCGGGCGCGAGCACTGGGTGGTGTTCCTGCTCATCGGGCTGCTCGTCTTCGAGTCGAGCCTCTACGAGAACGAGACCTACGTCCCTCGCAGCATCTTCCACCCCGGGAGCGGCTCGTTCCAGTTCCGCCTGCCCGAGGTGATCATCGCCCTCGCCATCGCGGCCCACCTCCTCGTCCGGGGGAAGCCCCGGCGCATCGGCGCCCCGGCGTTGTTCTGGGTGGCGGTGGCGGCCTGGTGGACGCTCGAGATGGTCGAGGGACTGCTCCGGCACAACAGCACGGTCAAGCTCCCCTACGAGGCCAAGGCCGTGATCTACGTGATGGGCGGCTACGCGCTGGCCTCGGCCGTGCCCATCCGGCGCTTCCTCGACGGCCCGGGGCTCCAGCGCCTGGTGCGCTGGTCGGCGCTGTCGGCGACCATCCTCCTCGTGCTCACCGCGGGGGGGAAGACCTTCTCCCTCCACGTCCCGCTCGTGCCGCTGAGCGACTTCGGCTCCCTCGGGACCGACGCCGCCACCATCTTCGTGTCCATCGGCGTCATCGGGTTCCTCCTCGAGCTGGCCAAGGAGCACCGCAGCCGGCTGAACCTCCTGTGCACCGTCCCCCTGCTGTTCAGCGCCTTCTTCGCCTACCAGCGGGCCGTGCTGCTCACGCTGGGCGCCTGCGTGACCGTCATGGTCGTGGTGGCGCTCGGGTCGACGGCCCGCCGGCGGCTGCGGGTCCGCGGGGGCGAGGTCGCCATCGTCGCCCTCGCCGTGGTCGGCGTCGTGGTGGGCGTGTCGGTGGTCCCCGCCATCACGTCGCAGCGCTCGGTCACCGGCCCGCTGTCGTCGGTGCTGTCGCAGACGGTGGGCGCCACGATCGGGTCCGAGGCCAAGGCCCAGTCCGCACAGAGCCGGCTCAACAAATGGAGCGTGGCCCTCGGCTACGCCGAACAGGACCCGATCCTGGGGAAGGGCCTCGGGTTCGAGTACAGGTACTTCACCCCGGGGCCGAACATCTTCGTGTTGACCGACCTCACGGAGAACATCGGTCTCGACCTGTGGCTCCGGACCGGGCTCATCGGCGTCGCCCTCTTCCTCGTCGCGCTCCTGACCTCGCTCGTCAACGGGTTCGCGGCTTGGCGCCTCCACTCGGACAGAATGGTGGCGGTCCTCGCCCTCGCCCTGTTCGCGGTGGTGATCGGGCTCATCGCCAAGGGCCAGGTCGAGTCGATCTTCGAGAACTATCGATTGGCCACCATGCTCGGGTTGTCGCTCGGCATGCTCAGGAGCGCGGTGACCTCCGGAGGGGGAATCCCCACAATGATGCGCAGTTTCGACACAGTGCGCCCGTACGAGGTGGTCTGACGACATGGAGATCCGACAAGTCATCCGGGACGTCCGGCGCAACCTCGCCGTGGCGTTGGCGGTGTTCATCGCGTGCCTCGTCATCGGCGTCGCCGCGGCCGTCACGCCCGCCAAGCAGTACAAGGCGACGACCCTCGTGGCGGCCCAGGTCAACCCCGGGACGCCCGACGTCGCCGGCGCGGTGCAGGAGATCTCGGTGGTCATGCCGCAGCTCCCGGTGGAGGCGACCACCGACGGGATCCTGGCGCAGGCGCGGGCGAACGTCCCCGAGCCCTATCGGGCCAAGGGCGCATCGGTGGACGCCACCTCCGACCCCGGCACCTTCATCGTGACCATCGACGCCACCAGCACCAGCCCGAAGGCGGCCTCGATGTACGCCAACGCCGTGGCCGAGGCGTTGATCCGCCACCAGCCCAAGCGCATCGACTACGTGCTCGACCAGCTCTCCAAGGCCACCCCGCCGGGTGCGCCGTCGAACCCCCGCACGCCCATCGTGCTCGGGGCGGCCGTCTTCGGCGTGATCCTCGGGATCTTCGGGGCGATGTGGGCGGCGGGCATCAGGCGCCGGCTGAGCCGGGTGACCGAGGTGAAGGAACGGATCGGCGCCACCGTCCTGGGCGAGGTGCCGCGTGTCGGCGTGGCGGGGCTGCGGCCGGCCGAGCTGTTCGTGAAGCACACCGAGCCCATGGCCATGGAGGCGTTCCAGGAGTTGCGCAGCAACCTCCTCATCAGCCTCCCCGCGGGTGCCTCGGCGACGATCGCCGTGACCTCGTGCGACCCCGGTGAGGGCAAGACCTCGGTGGCCACGAACATCGCCTGGGCGCTCGCCGCCCAGGACCGCCACGTCACCGCCATCGACTGCGACCTGCGCAAGCCGGCGCTGCACACCCAGATGGGCGTGCCCTTCGGCCCCGGGGTGACGAGCCGCCGCACCGAGGACGCGCTGGCCCACGCCTCGCGGACCTCCAACCCGTACCTCGACGTCATCCCGGCGGGGATCATCGACCGCCACCCGTCGGACATCGTCTCGGCCCACCTGCCCCTGCTCATCGACGAGCTACGCGAACGCCACGAGACAACGGTGATCGACTGCCCGCCGCTCATCGGCGTCGCCGAGACCGTCCTCATCGCGGCGATGGTCGACCTCGTGATCGTGGTGGTCGACGCCCGCCGGTTCAACCCCGAGCGGCTCCAGCAGTCCCTGCTCCGGCTCGACACCGCCAACTCGAACGTGGCGATCGTGCTGAACCGGGTGCGGTTCAACCGCCAGCGCCGTGACGGTGCCTACGGCTACGGCCACTTCCGCCGGGCCGAGGCGCCGCCGCCGGCACCGGCCGCACCGGTGGTCGCCGCCAACGTCACGCCCGCCCGCCCGCCGCGGGCCAACGGGCGCCGGGCCACCATCGAGCGCCCCGAACCGCTGCGGGCGCCGGGACCGAAGGTCCTCCGCTCGCCGTCGAACGAGGCGTCTCCGGGGTCCACCGGTGTCCCCGAGGTGACCGAGCAGAAGGGCCGGTCCGGCTACTGGCAGCGGTGAGCGGACAGGGTCGCGTACAGCGTTTCGAACTCGGCGGCCATCCTCGATGTGGCGAAGTGCTCCGTCGCCACGGCGCGGCCGCGCTCCGCGAAGGTGGCGCGCAGCGGCGCGTCGGCCAGCAGCCGCCCGAGGGCGCGGGCGAGCGGCTCCGCCTCGCCGGGCGGCACGAGCAGGCCGGTCTCGCCGTTGCGGACGACCTCGGGCACGGCCCCGACGGCGGTGGCCACCACGGGGGTCCCCGCCAGCATCGCCTCCACCGCCACCAGGCCGAACCCCTCGCTGAACGACGGCACGGCCAGCACGTCGAAGGCGAAGTGGGCGGCCCACGGGGCCTCCACCCAGCCGGCGAAGGTCACCCGGCCGGTGACGCCGAGCTGGGCGGCGAGCGCCTCCAGCGCGGGGCGCTGGGGGCCTTCGCCCACGAGGACGAGCCGGCACCCGGGGAGCGACGCCATGGCGCGCACCAGCACGTCGAGGCCCTTCTCGGGCGAGAGGCGACCCACGGCACCGACGACCGGCCCACCCCCGTCGCCGCGGGGCGCCACCGACGACGGGGCGGGGACGCCGTTGTAGATCACGCGCACCGACCCGTCGCCCAGCCCGAGGAGGGCCTCGGTGGACGCGGCCGCGTACTTCGACACCCCCACGTAGGCGTCGACGCGCCGGGACAGGCGGCCGACGAGCACCCGCTGCACGCGGGCGGGCTGGTCCCAGACGCTGTGGACGACGGCCACCACCGGGGTCCGGGTGAGAACGGAGGCGAGCAGCCCGTACTGGGCGCTCCACTGGCTGTCGAGGTTGGCGTGCACGACGTCGGGCCGCAGCGCGCGCAGGGCCCGCACGTGCGCCCGCACGGCTCCGATGTCGGCCTTGTTGCGCACCGCGCCGAGCACGACGGTGGCGGTGCCGGGCCGGGCCCCGGCGACCTGGGCCACGACGTCGGCGGACGTGCCGACCACCGTCACCTCGATGGCCGGGTCGAGCGCACCGAGGAGCGTGGCCAGGCTGGTCGACGACCCGCCGCGCACGGGTGCGTCGAGATAGCAGGCCAGCCGCAGCGCCCGCGACGCCCGGCGGTCCTGCCCGGTCCCGCCGTCGTCCTCGGACATCGGGCACCGACTCTACCGTCCGTCGACACCGCCCCGGCTGTCCGTGGGGGCCCCCGCTCCGCACGCCCCGCGCCGGGCGCGGGGATGCCATGAGCCCCGTCGAGCACCGCCGCCCGGCCGGCGCCGCGCCCGACGACCGCGAGCCCGACGCCGGCATCCGCTGGGTCAGCGCCTCCATGCCCACCCACGGCGGCGTGGTCGCGGCCGACCCCAGCATGCCGGTCGACGACGTCCCCTCCGAGCCGCCGTGGCCCCCCCGGGCCGACGCCGGGCCCACCGGCGGGGCCGGCGCTCCCGGCCCACCGGGCACGGGTGCCCCCAGTGCGCTTCCCAGCCGTTTCGGGCGCAACGTGCTCATGAATTACGTGGCGCAGATCGTCACCGCCCTGGCTGCCATCGTGATCACGCCGTTGCTGCTGAAGCACCTGGGCCGCTCGGCGTTCGGCGTGTGGATCCTCGCCAGCAGCATCGTCACCT includes these proteins:
- a CDS encoding glycosyltransferase, translated to MTRRSRLTVAALTAAASSGHALYPAWLALASRRHPVPSVPEPAQWPAITVLVAAYNEADIIADKVRDVLGNGYLGPLEVMVVADADLDTAERAEQAGATVITADDRLGKAQALNLGLSKVTTPIVVMSDANNVLAPGALAAMVRHFDNPRVGAVAGEKVEVDGGGEDLYWRFESWLKQREWRLGTTIGLVGELAAVRTEAWRPIPADIASDDLWMALDLSARGYVVAYEASAKAYEPPVLTMGQQWERRTRVVAGGLHVLLHHRSQLGPKGGLMAVQAWGHRLVRYTVTPLAHVALLWMALRRVRSSRLAKLFLLGHVVAAWPLLRQARDDMADGDPVRRVTLPGDTVPGAAPGTTATRSAVTVTADRAVKAAGQALFLHAVALKGMIRYLGGDRQTRWTIVRHRQSPPPS
- a CDS encoding glycosyltransferase family 4 protein, whose translation is MTTVARLRVLEISYSRQVWGAELATMALAGPLADRGIDLTLGAPPGGDLEEHWRRLGLPFVPLDFPDRIGIRGADAEGRPTPVQFAGELVTTARSVRLIARAARGADLVHSNSLWAHLDCAVAGRLARRAVVLELYDMVRPGLGRRVLTAAAGLSTVAIAISHAVADCVGPRGERHVQIVPLSVDLARFGPGPAAPDVRRRLTSDEHAPLVGIVGRIDPEKGVDLLVRAMGSLRGPAAAAHLVVVGSGGLAPDGYAAHVRAEAERLLDDRVRFVGRTDDVPGTLRALDVLVNASVAEPFGLSVLEAQASGVAVIGTRAGGIPDFVFDGDNGLLVPSGDADALAKALDRLVTDPELRARIAERGRVTAQARGIEARADVIAELYRRVARRDGRSERRGARSR
- a CDS encoding glycosyltransferase family 4 protein; this encodes MVTKFVPLPDNDGGKQRALAVARRLAQAADLVLCAYDDGGADVAGLTALGIDVRSVPWRPTAARAARGVARTRSLSAGRFYGADLAAEVRRGAAEGPLDLLQVEYLQMAPLAHGLGAGRRVLDLHNVESALVRSYARAGRGPRGLLAHAEAVALGAMERALIPSFDTVVVVSEQERHRLPAGARHVLVCPNGRDPDPLGPPPLAEEPVAAFVATLGWAPNVDAAVWFGRQVWPEVRRRVPAARLLLVGRDPAPSVQGLASDSVEVSGTVSDIRPYLARARVAVAPLRAGGGTRLKILEALDAGRPVIATSIAVDGLEDLIGEGVVVADDPGSMIEAVCGLLDDPDRAAALGRAGHDAVAARHTWDVALAPLLQAVAP
- a CDS encoding O-antigen ligase family protein, translating into MSKLPLLLGAVAVAGLLLHVFVRWERAGREHWVVFLLIGLLVFESSLYENETYVPRSIFHPGSGSFQFRLPEVIIALAIAAHLLVRGKPRRIGAPALFWVAVAAWWTLEMVEGLLRHNSTVKLPYEAKAVIYVMGGYALASAVPIRRFLDGPGLQRLVRWSALSATILLVLTAGGKTFSLHVPLVPLSDFGSLGTDAATIFVSIGVIGFLLELAKEHRSRLNLLCTVPLLFSAFFAYQRAVLLTLGACVTVMVVVALGSTARRRLRVRGGEVAIVALAVVGVVVGVSVVPAITSQRSVTGPLSSVLSQTVGATIGSEAKAQSAQSRLNKWSVALGYAEQDPILGKGLGFEYRYFTPGPNIFVLTDLTENIGLDLWLRTGLIGVALFLVALLTSLVNGFAAWRLHSDRMVAVLALALFAVVIGLIAKGQVESIFENYRLATMLGLSLGMLRSAVTSGGGIPTMMRSFDTVRPYEVV
- a CDS encoding AAA family ATPase, with amino-acid sequence MEIRQVIRDVRRNLAVALAVFIACLVIGVAAAVTPAKQYKATTLVAAQVNPGTPDVAGAVQEISVVMPQLPVEATTDGILAQARANVPEPYRAKGASVDATSDPGTFIVTIDATSTSPKAASMYANAVAEALIRHQPKRIDYVLDQLSKATPPGAPSNPRTPIVLGAAVFGVILGIFGAMWAAGIRRRLSRVTEVKERIGATVLGEVPRVGVAGLRPAELFVKHTEPMAMEAFQELRSNLLISLPAGASATIAVTSCDPGEGKTSVATNIAWALAAQDRHVTAIDCDLRKPALHTQMGVPFGPGVTSRRTEDALAHASRTSNPYLDVIPAGIIDRHPSDIVSAHLPLLIDELRERHETTVIDCPPLIGVAETVLIAAMVDLVIVVVDARRFNPERLQQSLLRLDTANSNVAIVLNRVRFNRQRRDGAYGYGHFRRAEAPPPAPAAPVVAANVTPARPPRANGRRATIERPEPLRAPGPKVLRSPSNEASPGSTGVPEVTEQKGRSGYWQR
- a CDS encoding glycosyltransferase family 4 protein; translation: MSEDDGGTGQDRRASRALRLACYLDAPVRGGSSTSLATLLGALDPAIEVTVVGTSADVVAQVAGARPGTATVVLGAVRNKADIGAVRAHVRALRALRPDVVHANLDSQWSAQYGLLASVLTRTPVVAVVHSVWDQPARVQRVLVGRLSRRVDAYVGVSKYAAASTEALLGLGDGSVRVIYNGVPAPSSVAPRGDGGGPVVGAVGRLSPEKGLDVLVRAMASLPGCRLVLVGEGPQRPALEALAAQLGVTGRVTFAGWVEAPWAAHFAFDVLAVPSFSEGFGLVAVEAMLAGTPVVATAVGAVPEVVRNGETGLLVPPGEAEPLARALGRLLADAPLRATFAERGRAVATEHFATSRMAAEFETLYATLSAHRCQ